The Enhydrobacter sp. sequence GACAGGCTGCCCAGCGGCGTCTCGACCTGCGGCGGCCGGATGGAAAGCGATTCGGCGTGGCGCCGGGCGACTTCCTTCTCCACCGAAGGCTTCAGCCACAGCCGTGCGATGCGGCCGAGAACGCTGATCGACATGTTCTTGTATACCGGCTCGCCGTAGAACAGCATGGAGCGGCGGCTTTCCGGCACGAAGGCGACGCCGGCGCGGCGCGCATCGGCAGTGTTGCGCAGGCGCAGCGCCCTGCCCTCCATCTCCAGCCGTCCCGTCTTCGGCCGCAGCTTGCCGAACATCGCGCGGGCAAGCTCGATCTGGCCGCACCCCATGAAGCCGTAGACGCCCAGCACCTCACCGGCCCGGACGTCGATGGACACGTCCGCGAAGGCGCGGCCGACGCCGAGGCCGCGCAACGCCAGCACGACGGGGGCGTCCGGCCGGCTGTCGAGCGACACGGCGCCGGTGTAGCTTTCCTCGAGATCCTCGTGGCCGCGGCCGATCATGCGCTCGATGACCCAGCCCTTGTCGATGCCGGCTGCGGTTTCGGTCACGACGCGCCGGCCGTTGCGAAAGATCGTCACCGTATCGGAGATCGCGAGGATGTCGTCGAGAAAATGCGAGATGAAGACGATGCTGCGGCCGCTCGCGCGCACCGCGCGCAAGACGTCGAACAGGCGCCGCACTTCTGGCGGCGACAGCGCCGAGGTCGGCTCGTCGAGGATGACGATGCGGGCGCCGGAGAAGAGCACGCGCGCAAGCTCGATCAACTGCTGCAGGCCGATCGCCAGCGAGCCCATGCGGGTGCGCGGATCGACATCGATGCCGAGGCTCGCGAGGTGATCGCGGGCCCCGGCATACATCGCCCGCCAGTCGATCATGCCCCCCCTGGTCGGCTGCTTGCCGAGGTAGACATTCTCCGCGACGCTGAGATCGGGAACGATGCTGAGTTCCTGGTGCACCATGCCGATACCGGCGGCCAGGGCGTCGCGCGCCGACCGGAAATGCAGCTCCCGCCCGTCGATCGCCATGCGGCCCTGGTACTGGGTGTGCACGCCGGCGATGATCTTCATCAGGGTCGATTTGCCTGCCCCGTTCTCCCCGACCAGGCCATGGATCTCCCCCTGCCGCAGCGTGAAGTCGACCTCGCGCAAGGCCGCGACGCCGCCGAACGACTTGGAGATGCCCCGCATGACCAGCCGCGCCGGAGCCTCCCCCGGCACGGCCACCGACTCGACCGACATGGCGTTCAGATGAGGAAGTGGTCTTCCATCCAGAGCATGCCGGCCGCGTTCGCCTTGGTCACGACCGGGCCGTCGGTGACGATGTTCTTGGGAATGCCACTGCCGGTCTTCTCGCCCGCAGTCACGGCCGCGACGCCGGCGATGATGGCGCCGCCATGGATGCGGCAGGAAGGATTGCGCACGGTCGCGAACATGCGGCCGTCCTCCACCGCGTTGATGGCCGGCGGCATGGCATCGACGCCGCCGATCAGGATGTCGGTGCGCTTGTGCGCCTTCATCACGTTGTAGGCGGCGAGCGCCATGTCGTCGTTATGGAAGAAGGCGGCATCGATCTTCGGATACTTGGTGAGATAGGTTTCCCACAACCGCGCCGTCTTGGATACGTCCCAGTCGGCCGGCTGGGTGTCGAGCACCTTGATGTCGGGATACCGCTTGACCACCGACTCGAACCCCCTCGCGCGGCCCTGCGCGCCGGTGTGGCCGAGGGCGCCCTGCGTCATGATGATATTGCCCTTGCCGCCGAGCTTGGTGACCAGCGCCTGGGTGACGGAGGCGCCCATGAACTCATTGTCGGGGGCGAGGAAGGCATGGACGTTGATCTTGTCCAGGGGTGCGATCAGCGTATCCATGTCGATCACGGGGATGCCGGCATCGATCATCTTCTGCACCGGCTGGGTGAGCGTGCCGATGCCGAACGCCTGGATCGCGACGAAGTCCCACTTCTGGGAGGCCATGTTGTCGATCGCCGCGCGCTGCTTCACGGCATCGAGCTGGCCGTCGAACCAGGTGACCTCGACGTTGAACAGCTTGCCCCAATACTCGGCTGCAGACTTGCCCTGGGCGCACCACGTCGCCTGCAGGCCGGCATTGGAAAAAGCAGCCTTGAGAGGCTTCTCCGAGCGTCCGGCCGCGATGCCGGCCGCCATGGCCGGGCTGATCCCGAAGACGCCGAGCGCCGCTGCCGCGCCGCCCGCCGAGGCGACAGTGAGAAAATCACGCCGGCCCTTGCCCAATGTGTCCGTCATCGCTTCCTCCTTGATCGACCGGTCGTGCGCCGGCATTCGCCAAAGTTTGGCAGCGAGCGTAAGGAGCGGCAAGCGCCGCTCTCGCAGGACGGCGGCTATTCCTTCTTCGGTTGCGGCAGCTTGAGTGCAATGTGCAGCTCGCGCAGCTTCTCGGCCGGCACCTCGGTCGGCGCGTCCATCATCAGATCGACCGCCTGCTGGTTCATCGGGAAGGTGATCACCTCGCGGATGTTGGGCTCGTCGGCCAGCAGCATCACGATGCGATCCACGCCGGGCGCGGCGCCGCCGTGCGGCGGCGCACCGTACTTGAAGGCGTTCAGCATGCCGCCGAAGCGATGCTCGACCTCCTCGCGGCTGTAGCCCGCGATCCCGAAGGCCTTGTACATGATCTCCGGCCTGTGGTTGCGGATCGCCCCCGAGCAGAGCTCGATGCCGTTGCAGACGATGTCGTACTGCCACGCC is a genomic window containing:
- a CDS encoding sugar ABC transporter ATP-binding protein, which gives rise to MSVESVAVPGEAPARLVMRGISKSFGGVAALREVDFTLRQGEIHGLVGENGAGKSTLMKIIAGVHTQYQGRMAIDGRELHFRSARDALAAGIGMVHQELSIVPDLSVAENVYLGKQPTRGGMIDWRAMYAGARDHLASLGIDVDPRTRMGSLAIGLQQLIELARVLFSGARIVILDEPTSALSPPEVRRLFDVLRAVRASGRSIVFISHFLDDILAISDTVTIFRNGRRVVTETAAGIDKGWVIERMIGRGHEDLEESYTGAVSLDSRPDAPVVLALRGLGVGRAFADVSIDVRAGEVLGVYGFMGCGQIELARAMFGKLRPKTGRLEMEGRALRLRNTADARRAGVAFVPESRRSMLFYGEPVYKNMSISVLGRIARLWLKPSVEKEVARRHAESLSIRPPQVETPLGSLSGGNQQKVALAKWLTWPPKVLVLSEPTRGMDVGAKEDVVRIVRGLREQGLGIVVMSTEPETVLSLADRIVVMKKGRIVREFAGETISKDRLLEAA
- a CDS encoding sugar ABC transporter substrate-binding protein, coding for MTDTLGKGRRDFLTVASAGGAAAALGVFGISPAMAAGIAAGRSEKPLKAAFSNAGLQATWCAQGKSAAEYWGKLFNVEVTWFDGQLDAVKQRAAIDNMASQKWDFVAIQAFGIGTLTQPVQKMIDAGIPVIDMDTLIAPLDKINVHAFLAPDNEFMGASVTQALVTKLGGKGNIIMTQGALGHTGAQGRARGFESVVKRYPDIKVLDTQPADWDVSKTARLWETYLTKYPKIDAAFFHNDDMALAAYNVMKAHKRTDILIGGVDAMPPAINAVEDGRMFATVRNPSCRIHGGAIIAGVAAVTAGEKTGSGIPKNIVTDGPVVTKANAAGMLWMEDHFLI